The following proteins come from a genomic window of Eubalaena glacialis isolate mEubGla1 chromosome X, mEubGla1.1.hap2.+ XY, whole genome shotgun sequence:
- the CDX4 gene encoding homeobox protein CDX-4, with the protein MYRSCLLEKETGMYSGTLRSPAGGGTAGAGATGDGGSPMPASNFAAAPSYAHYMGYPHMPGMDPHGPSLGAWGSPYSPPREDWSVYPGPSSTMGTVPMNDMTSSPAAFGSPEYSNLEPAGGGNSGSSLPTPAGGSLFPIDACTADASSNRSRHSPYAWMRKTVQVTGKTRTKEKYRVVYTDHQRLELEKEFHCNRYITIRRKSELAVNLGLSERQVKIWFQNRRAKERKMIKKKISQFENSGGSVQSDSGSISPGELPNTFFTTPSAVRGFQPIEIPQVIVSE; encoded by the exons ATGTACAGAAGCTGCCTTTTGGAAAAAGAAACGGGCATGTACTCGGGCACTCTCAGGAGCCCCGCAGGAGGTGGCACAGCCGGGGCTGGCGCCACTGGGGACGGTGGGAGTCCGATGCCAGCCTCCAACTTCGCAGCGGCCCCGTCTTATGCGCACTATATGGGGTATCCCCATATGCCCGGTATGGATCCTCACGGGCCATCGCTGGGGGCCTGGGGGTCACCCTATAGTCCCCCTCGGGAAGACTGGAGCGTGTACCCCGGGCCGTCCAGTACAATGGGCACGGTGCCCATGAACGACATGACCTCGAGCCCCGCTGCTTTCGGCTCGCCGGAATACAGCAACCTGGAACCCGCAGGGGGTGGAAACAGCGGTAGCAGCCTGCCTACACCAGCCGGCGGATCACTGTTCCCCATCGACGCCTGCACCGCCGACGCCAGTTCTAACAGAAGCCGCCACAGCCCCTATGCGTGGATGCGCAAGACCGTGCAGGTGACTG GGAAAACCAGGACAAAAGAAAAGTATCGTGTGGTTTACACAGATCATCAAAGGTTGGAGCTGGAGAAGGAATTCCACTGCAATAGATACATCACCATTCGGAGAAAATCAGAGCTGGCAGTCAACTTGGGCCTTTCTGAGAGACAG GTGAAAATCTGGTTTCAGAATCGCAGAGCCAAGGAGAGAAAGatgatcaaaaagaaaatatcccAGTTTGAGAACAGTGGAGGCTCAGTGCAAAGTGACTCTGGCTCCATCAGCCCTGGGGAACTACCTAACACTTTTTTCACCACCCCATCTGCTGTCCGTGGATTTCAGCCTATTGAGATACCGCAGGTCATAGTCTCTGAATGA